The window CCTTCTTGCTGACGGTCTTCTTGACGTCGTCGAGGAGGAACGCGAACGCCTGCCGGAACTGCTTCGAGTCGGTCGGCGCGAGCCTGTTGTTGAAGGCCACGAAGTAGTAGCCGAAGTCCCGGCACGGATCGATGGTGACGCCTTCGGCCGGCGGCTCGTCGCTCGTAATCGGGAAGTCCACGAGGTCGATCTCGCCCGCGTTGAGCGCTGTGAGGGCGTCGTCCGGGTTGGGGAAAATGCGGTAGTTGAGCCGCTCGATGCGCGGGCCCTGGAACAACTCGGGCAGCGGCATGCAGCTTTCCTTGTATGGCCGACCAGTGCCACCCGAATTCGCGCTTGAGGTCATGCTGAATTTCCCTTCGTTTCGATCACTTGTGAACTTCCGAAGGATTGAGGACTTCACTCTGCGTGATCTACGATGCTAACAGTCAGCTCAGCGGAGGGGGACGAGAGTCTTGCCAGGTTGTCCACCCGCACTTTCCGCAGATATGCCACCTGGTCGGATTGACAGCCTGCCCTGGCGGTTGTGACAGATTGAAAATGGGAAACGGCGTGCAAGTCTGCTCGGTGTGATGCTCCATGGCTGAAATCATTCTCGACGCATTGCGCGCCGCGATTGGTGCAGGGCAGGGCTCCGGCCTGCGGCGGTGGTATCACCCGGAATGCACCCTCGAATGCTTCGCCAATCGCCGCGCCGAAGTGATCCACGGCGCCCCGGCCGTCCTGGCGGCCTGGCCCCGTACCGTAGGGCCGGGCGGACGGCTGACCGCGTGGTCGGTGACGGCCGCGGCCGGCGGCTACGAGGTGATGACCCAACGGGACACCGTCCGGGCCGGGAGACTCGTCCCGGTACGCCAACTGCATCAGGTGCATGTGCGGGACGACCGCATCCTGCTCCATCTCGTCTCGCCGGCGACACCGCACGAGCCGCCCACGCTGGTCGATGCCCCGGCGGCCGGCCTACTGCCCGGCACAGTCGCCGAGTTCACCCATGACGGGCTGTCGGGGGCGGCGCTCTTCCGGGCCAGGCTGCCCTCCGGACGTCCCGTCGTCGTCAAGGTCGTACGGCCGGGCCGGGACTGGCTGGCCGTGGCGAGCCACGACCCCGGCCGGGAGGGCCGACTGCACACCCTCGGGGTGTACGCGGCCCTGCCGCCGGGGCTGCGGGCGCCGGTGCTGTCCGCCCGGCAGCACGACGGCGTGTGGACGATCGTGATGGAGGACATCTCGGCGGAACTGAACGCCGCCCCCAGCCACCCCGCGCGGGAGATTCTGACGGCGGTCGCCGGTATGCACACACAGTTCCGTGGCCGACCGCCACGGGCGGAGTTGTGCTCCCCGGCGGACCGGCTGCGCGTCTTCTCACCGCTCCAGAGGCTGCTGCACTGGCACGGCAGCGACAACTTCCCCGCGATGACCGGCCGGATGTGGGAGCTGTTCGCCGAACGGGCCGATCCTCGACTGGCCCATGCCGTACTCCAGTTGGTCGCGGACCCCGTAGCGCTGCTGGCGAGTCTGGCGCGCGCGGCACCGGACACCCTGCTGCACGGCGACCTGAGGCCGCCGAACCTCGGCCGGCGCGGGGACACCGTACTCGCCATCGACTGGGGGCTGTCCGCATACGGCCCCGCCGACCTCGACTTCGTGTACTACCTGTACAACACCGCTTGGGGCGACGACGCCGAGCGGGACGCGCTCGAAGCGGAATGGCTGCGCATGACCGACGCACCGCCCCACAGCCCGGCGTACGAACTGTCGGTCATCTACCACACGGTGGCGGGTGAACTCGGTGTGCTCCTGGCCACCGCCGCGAACCGGCCGCACGGGCTGCCCCGCCCCTCCGAGGAGACGGTGTCCTGGTGGATACGACGGGTGCGCACGGCTTTCGACCGGATGGGCCACGTGTTGTAGCGGATCACGGCTTGCCCAGCCCGGTCGGAGGCCTGAGCAGCCCGCTCTGATAGGCGTATGCGACCGCTTGGGCCCGGCTGCTCGCACCGAGTTTGGCGAGGATGTTGGAGATGTGAAAGCCGACGGTGCGCTTGCTGAGACTGAGAATCGCCGCGATATCCGCACTGGACCTGCCCTCGGCCAGCTTTCCCAGTATCTCCGATTCGCGGCCGGTGAGCCCGGCGCCGTTCTGCGGTACCAGGGTCACATCGCTCAGCTTTGCCAGCAGCGGACTGAAGACTTTTGCCGACAGATAGTAGTCCCCGCTGACCGCCGCCCGGAGCGCGGCATGGAATTCCGGCGGACGGCAATCAGCGGGCAACAACCCGTGCACCGGCCCGCCGAGCAGGGTGACGGCGGTGTCGATCGCGGTCGGCAGGCCTACGACAACCATCGGCGGAGCCGGTGCGCCGCCGCCCTGCGCAGTGCCGACGAATTCGGCGAGCTGCCCGAAGTGTGTATGGCCGTCGACCACCACCGCGGCCGGTTTCAGCGCCTCCACCAGCTTGAACAAGTTCGACCCGGACTCCGCCAGAACAGCCCCGCCCGGTTGGGAGTTGATGTACTGCAGAATTCCCGCCCTGAACAACTCACTGTCCGAACAGACAGCAACTTCGAGCATGTTGGCCCCCAGCGACACCATTCCCGATTCAAGCCGCTCACGGGCGCAGACATACTTTGAGGACATCGCGCCGGTCCATGGCGGAGTACGCATCGCCCGCCGCTTCCAGCGGCAGCTCCACGTCGATGAGGGGGGAGGGGTCAAGGACTCCCGCCGCGACGTCCGCGAGCAGCTCCGGAAGGTAGCGGCGGGCGGGCGCCAGGCCGCCCCGCACACTGATGTTGCGGTCGAAGGTCGACCGTAACGGTATGGCCACTCCCGCCGTCGGCCAGCCGACATAGCTCAGCACGCCCCCGTCACGGACGCAGGCCAGGGCCGTGTCCACCGCATCCTGCGTGCCCACGCATTCCAGGCTCACGTCCGCGAGGCCACCGAAGAAGCCATGGACCGTCTCCACCGCCTCCTCAGGACTGCGGACGGCCACCGTCTCCGCGCCGACCGCTCGGCTCACCGCCAGCCGGGCCGGATGATGCCCGAGCACCAATACCCGTTCGGCTCCCAGCCGTTGCGCCGCCAGACACGCGCCGGCCGCGACCGGACCGTCGCCGATCACCACGACTCCCGTCCCGGCACCGACCTCCGCCAGGTGCGCGGCATGGTGTCCGGTGGGCAGCACGTCGGCCAGGGGCAGGAAGCGCCGGACATCCGGGTCGGTGATCCCGGCGACCGGTAGGCGGACCAGGGTGGCATCGGCGAAGGGCACCCTGATGGCCTCCGCCTGGGCGCCTCCTGGTGTCCCCGGATCGCCCCATACGCCGCCCTCGGCACAGGAGACGAAGAGTCCGTCCCGGCAGGCGGCGCACTCGCCGTCGCTGTAGCTGAACGGGGAGACGACGCAGTCGCCCGGCTGTACGGACCGGACCTCGGGGCCGGTTGATGCGACGACCCCGATGAACTCGTGCCCCATGCGCGCGCCCGCGGGCAGCGGTTCCAGACCGCGGTACTGCCACAGATCCGATCCGCACACCCCGGCTGCGACGATGCGGACCACGGCGTCGGTGGGCTTCTCCACCACTGGATCGGGCACGTCCACGAGCCCGACCTTGCCGGGGCCCAGAAACTCCACGGCGAGCATCAGTCATTCCTTCGCGTCGGCGGCGGCCACGTCCCGCTGCACGGGGCAGATGTCATAGAGGACGGTGGGGGCGAACAGCTCGTCGTTCAGCTGGGCGAAACTGTGCCCGGACCAGTGCAGTTCACGCATCCGCACACTCCCCGGCACGGACGACGTCCGCTGCTGGAGGGCATCCTCGGGTGCGGTGCCGGAGTCCAGGGTGCGCACCATGTCCATGGGCACCAGTCGTACGCAGACGTCGTTGCGCAGATGCCGGATGGGCGCGGCCGCGGGGGCTCTGTGCCGGCACGACTGCACGGCCGTCAGACGAAGGGGACGCCGGTAGTAGCGGTAGGCGCCGGCCGCGAGGCGGATTCCGGGCAGCAGTCCACCGCCACTGCGGTAGGCGTCCAGCACGGTTCCGCGGACTCGTCTGCGTGGGTCGGGCATCGCAAAGGGCGGAGTCTCCCGTCCCACACCGGTGAGGGTGAGACCGGCCGCCCGCTCGGCGGCCTCCGGGGAGAGCGCGGCGGTCCTGGTGGTCGCCGCCAGGATCGCGTTCCAGAACGGGCCGAGCCCGACGGACCGGATCCGATCGAGCGCCGGTGTCCAGTCCTGGTCGGAGCGCTCGAGCAGCAGGGTGACGTCGTTGACGTCCTTCTGCCGGATCAGGAAGTCACCGGCCGCGTTGCCGACCAGGAGCGGAAGATTCTCCATCGGCGTCCATCGGTGGAGCCCCGATCCCGTCACGTCGACGGGCAGGAACCGGGAGTGCCGGATGGAGTAGCCGGAGAAGTGGAGGTCCACGCCGTACCGTTCGGTGCCGCGGACGAGGTCCAGGGGCACCTGGCCGTAGATCCGCCCGGTGTGCCGGTCCCGTTTCACCCACGGAAGTTCATTGCCCCACCATTCGAAGCCGCGGCGGCGCAGCACTTCCACCAGGGCCAGCGCATCGTCGATGCTTCCCGCCATGAGATCGATGTCGGAGAAGTCCCGCACACCCGGGTCGTCGTAGAGCGCCACGGCCGCCCGGCCCTTGATCCCGGCGACCGGGATCCCGGCCTCGGCCACGGCTTCGCCGATCTGCGACCACAGGTCCTCGAGGTGTGCGCGCTCCTTGCGCTTGGCCTCGGCCGCGGCGAGGATCACCGATCCCTCGGGCGCACGGCCGGAACCGGCCAGGCGGTCGGCGGCAAAGCTGAGCACCTGGTTCGCGCGGAGGACGGCGAGGGCCTTCTGCTCGTCGCGCAGAACCTCTTCGACGGCTTCTTCACGGGGGATGCGGGGAGCGACATGTGCCAGGGCGAGGATCCTGAGGGTCTCGGCCTGTGAGGTCATGAGACCGCCCCATGGAGCAGGGCGGCTGCCGCGGGAATCTCCCGGAGGCGGCTCAGGAGGGCGGAGAAGTTGCGATCAGGTTCCACGTCCTTGATCACGAAGAGTGGCCAGTCCCATTCGTCGGCCACTTTCCGGAAGAACTGGTCCGACGCGGTTTGATGCTCCAGAAAACCGGGCCAACCGCGGGCGCCGCCGACCGGCGACATGTCCTCCAGCACCCCGAGGCCGCCGTCCTGCTCGGTACGCCACCGGAAAGCCACATCTATGGGACCCGATACGATCACCGGCACATCGGGTGGATAGGCGCGGAACTGGCTCAGCAGCATTTTTTCCGCCCGGTCTATTTCCCGCTCCATCGCGGGGTCCTGACTCAGGGCCCGGGCGTGCTGAATGGCTTTGTAGGTCATCTTGAGGCTTGAACTGTCCTCGATGACGGTGATGCCCTGGTCCAGGAGTGGCTTGATGGACTCATGGCGCAAAATGGTGTAACCGGCCCATTCCAGCCAGGCGGCGGCAAGTGGGCCCGCGGACCGACGCTGCTCGATCGAGGCGTCGCCGAATCGGGATTCCCAGTTTCCCTGCTGGAATGCGGTGAAATCGGCGGGCGGCTGGAAATCCGCACCCATGCCGAGATGCATCAGTCGAAATGATTCGACCCAGAGTTCCTGTTGCACGGTCCGGCTGGTCGCCCAGGGCTGTTCACTGAGTTCGCTCCGCCAGCTCACCAGTCGCGCGTCATGACCGCGCTCTCTCAAAGTCCGGTGTAACAGACTGGCAAATGTGGATTTGCCGACGCCATCAATACCAATAAAGGAAAAATAAACCCCAGCACCCAAGGTCAGTCCCCCCTAACCAGTGGCTGACACGGCTTGGCGTGTGGGGCGCTACTGTAACGTTCGGTGATGCTGTGGTCTATGCCTCACGACCCTGGTGCAGGCAGTTTCGGCCAGTCTCATTCGAGCCGCCTGTGCAGTCTCCGCATCCCACGGCCCTGCGCGCCACGGGCCCAGTTGGCTTGTTCTGCACCCTCAGCACTCGATGATGTTCACCGCCAGCCCGCCCCGCGCCGTCTCCTTGTACTTCACGCTCATGTCGGCGCCCGTGTCCTTCATCGTCTTGATGACCTTGTCCAGGGACACCTTGTGCGAGCCGTCGCCCCGCATCGCCATCTTCGCCGCCGTGACCGCCTTCACCGCGGCCATGCCGTTGCGCTCGATGCACGGGATCTGGACCAGGCCGCCGACCGGGTCGCAGGTCAGGCCGAGGTTGTGCTCCATGCCGATCTCGGCCGCGTTCTCCACCTGTTCCGGCGAACCGCCCAGCACCTCGGCCAGCGCGCCCGCCGCCATCGAGCACGCCGAGCCCACCTCGCCCTGGCAGCCGACCTCGGCACCGGAGATGGACGCGTTCTCCTTGAAGAGCATGCCGATCGCGCCGGCGGCGAGCAGGAAGCGCACCACGCCGTCCTCGTCCGCGCCCGGCACGAAGTTGATGTAGTAGTGCAGGACTGCGGGGATGATGCCCGCCGCGCCGTTCGTCGGCGCCGTCACCACTCGGCCGCCCGCCGCGTTC of the Streptomyces sp. NBC_00287 genome contains:
- a CDS encoding nucleotidyltransferase family protein, which produces MTSQAETLRILALAHVAPRIPREEAVEEVLRDEQKALAVLRANQVLSFAADRLAGSGRAPEGSVILAAAEAKRKERAHLEDLWSQIGEAVAEAGIPVAGIKGRAAVALYDDPGVRDFSDIDLMAGSIDDALALVEVLRRRGFEWWGNELPWVKRDRHTGRIYGQVPLDLVRGTERYGVDLHFSGYSIRHSRFLPVDVTGSGLHRWTPMENLPLLVGNAAGDFLIRQKDVNDVTLLLERSDQDWTPALDRIRSVGLGPFWNAILAATTRTAALSPEAAERAAGLTLTGVGRETPPFAMPDPRRRVRGTVLDAYRSGGGLLPGIRLAAGAYRYYRRPLRLTAVQSCRHRAPAAAPIRHLRNDVCVRLVPMDMVRTLDSGTAPEDALQQRTSSVPGSVRMRELHWSGHSFAQLNDELFAPTVLYDICPVQRDVAAADAKE
- a CDS encoding phosphotransferase gives rise to the protein MAEIILDALRAAIGAGQGSGLRRWYHPECTLECFANRRAEVIHGAPAVLAAWPRTVGPGGRLTAWSVTAAAGGYEVMTQRDTVRAGRLVPVRQLHQVHVRDDRILLHLVSPATPHEPPTLVDAPAAGLLPGTVAEFTHDGLSGAALFRARLPSGRPVVVKVVRPGRDWLAVASHDPGREGRLHTLGVYAALPPGLRAPVLSARQHDGVWTIVMEDISAELNAAPSHPAREILTAVAGMHTQFRGRPPRAELCSPADRLRVFSPLQRLLHWHGSDNFPAMTGRMWELFAERADPRLAHAVLQLVADPVALLASLARAAPDTLLHGDLRPPNLGRRGDTVLAIDWGLSAYGPADLDFVYYLYNTAWGDDAERDALEAEWLRMTDAPPHSPAYELSVIYHTVAGELGVLLATAANRPHGLPRPSEETVSWWIRRVRTAFDRMGHVL
- a CDS encoding alcohol dehydrogenase catalytic domain-containing protein, yielding MLAVEFLGPGKVGLVDVPDPVVEKPTDAVVRIVAAGVCGSDLWQYRGLEPLPAGARMGHEFIGVVASTGPEVRSVQPGDCVVSPFSYSDGECAACRDGLFVSCAEGGVWGDPGTPGGAQAEAIRVPFADATLVRLPVAGITDPDVRRFLPLADVLPTGHHAAHLAEVGAGTGVVVIGDGPVAAGACLAAQRLGAERVLVLGHHPARLAVSRAVGAETVAVRSPEEAVETVHGFFGGLADVSLECVGTQDAVDTALACVRDGGVLSYVGWPTAGVAIPLRSTFDRNISVRGGLAPARRYLPELLADVAAGVLDPSPLIDVELPLEAAGDAYSAMDRRDVLKVCLRP
- a CDS encoding response regulator transcription factor — protein: MSSKYVCARERLESGMVSLGANMLEVAVCSDSELFRAGILQYINSQPGGAVLAESGSNLFKLVEALKPAAVVVDGHTHFGQLAEFVGTAQGGGAPAPPMVVVGLPTAIDTAVTLLGGPVHGLLPADCRPPEFHAALRAAVSGDYYLSAKVFSPLLAKLSDVTLVPQNGAGLTGRESEILGKLAEGRSSADIAAILSLSKRTVGFHISNILAKLGASSRAQAVAYAYQSGLLRPPTGLGKP